In the Arachis ipaensis cultivar K30076 chromosome B10, Araip1.1, whole genome shotgun sequence genome, one interval contains:
- the LOC107621332 gene encoding agamous-like MADS-box protein AGL92, with protein sequence MDNNCRPNLFSVLRKRRVSFAELARQYEMAANNNDDDIPKMKRRMKLQLIDDMNSRKATFRKRRAGLLKKLEQLAILYDIQACIAIFSPGDKNPTVWPSVEEAKEIVEKFEEIPEPERSGRMVTHQEYRQQKVIWMEKQLEKLKKLND encoded by the exons ATGGATAACAATTGTCGTCCTAACCTGTTTTCCGTTCTCCGAAAAAGGAGGGTGTCATTTGCAGAGCTAGCAAGGCAATATGAGATGGCAGCCAACAACAATGATGACGATATCCCAAAAatgaagaggaggatgaaactacAACTGATAGATGATATGAATTCAAGAAAAGCTACATTCAGAAAGAGGCGTGCCGGGTTGTTGAAGAAGTTGGAGCAGCTCGCCATCCTTTATGACATTCAGGCTTGTATTGCCATCTTTAGTCCAG GGGACAAGAATCCTACGGTGTGGCCGTCGGTGGAGGAGGCTAAAGAGATCGTGGAGAAGTTTGAGGAGATTCCGGAGCCAGAGCGGTCGGGCAGAATGGTAACTCATCAGGAGTACAGGCAACAGAAGGTGATTTGGATGGAGAAGCAACTTGAGAAGCTCAAGAAACTTAACGATTAG